The window GCACATCTCATAGCGTCATTCCATTAAGACCCAAGTCTATTTTAGCTTTAATTTTATCTTGAGTGATTCGTATTGTGGAAAACCTGGTGGGTTTCTATTAGTAGCAATTTGTGATTCTATCTCAATACTACTGTTGACTCTTATTTTGTTGTTTATAGATATTGCTTTGCCTCCATGTGTGTTTTTCTTCCTTTCAATAGAGTTTTTTGTCAAAGCAATTTTACTTTCAGAATTGTACAAATAGACAGTACTCAAGATTATATGAGTAACTCCTCTGGTTTTTCATTGACAGGACAACATCTGTAGTTCTATACATTGTCCTAACGTCATAAAAAAAAGAACTGGAGCGCATACTATTGTTCTTGACCTTTACTCTGGTGGCTTCACCTTTCAGGTTCATTCAAAAGTTTGGAACTCACATAGTTGTTGGTGTAAAAATTGGGGGAACAGATGTTATTTATCTGAAGGAACAGCATTCCTCCAGCTTGCAACCAGCTGTGGTTCAGCAACGAATGAAGGAGATGTCAGACAGGAGATTTCTGGATGCAAGTGGTCAGTCTGACATTAGCAACAAGGATGCATCTGGGAAAGATAAGGTGCTTTCTGTTTATGCATTTTCTGTGTGTTCTTTTCTTTTGGGGGTGTGATCTGGATGAAGCTATGTGCCAAAGTCTGTTTGGTGGCCTGGATTAAAGTATTGATAAATGAACCAGTTGACTGTGTGAAAGCTGCATTCCTGGTCTACATCAGCtttcttctgaagatgaatTCTATTATGATTTGGTCTTACATTGTAGCATCATGTGCAGAATGTTGTGAGAGTGCGACGACTAAGATTTGCAGAATCAAGTCCATCAAGTTCTTACTCTTCGAAAGAGGTAATGAAGTTTTTCCAGTAATTGATGAGCTTAGCACTTGTTAGTTCTCATGCTACATTGATTTGTTGATATTTCAGGATATTGTGTTTCTGGTTAAAAGGAGAGGTGGAAATGAATGGGACAAAGAGATGCCTCATAGCGAGTGGATAAAAACTGTTCAAGCAGAACCTGATGTTATCTCAATGTCCTTTCTACCTGTTACTTCATTGTTGAATGGAGTACCTGGCGTGGGCTTTGTCAGCCATGCAATTAATCTGTACCTACGCTGTAAGTTTGTCTCTCACAATTCATTTTGTGTGACAGATCATCCCTTTTATGGATTCGTACTATTAACCTGCTTGTTGGCCATGCCATTTTTTTTATGAAGGTGCTATTATTATATTGTTTAGGGCACTATAGATATCATAGTTTATAGGAAGCCTAAATCATCTCACACTAGATATTGTTGTTTCCTAAGCATGCTTTTTTGATGCTTAATGTGCCTTTTTGTTTAAATTAGCTTTCCTTTAGTGCCACTAGGTACTTTTTGTTCTTCTAACTGCCAAATGTTTATTAAAGAAACAAAAGGATAATTCCAAGTTTCGCATAAGAAATTCCAACAAAACACATTGGATTGCCTAGCTTCATTGTATATGTTCGGCATATGGTACTGCCCTGGTAATTTCCTGAACACAAGGTGACAGTATTGTGGTAGTAGACGAATAATGCTATATAAGAACTGATCGGCCTCTAAGCATCATGCTTGTCCTGAGGAGAGTGGTTCTTACTAGGAGAAAGGTTCTTACTGAGAAAGGTCATTACTAGTATTATGTTTCAGAATTCCATGATGTTATTAATTgtttcaacaacaacaactacAGCAACAAAGTCTTTTTGTCCCAAGCATATATACACATGGTTACATCACTACTTGAATTACCGGGCAAAGTCCTTTACTAGTGAAAGAGCAAATTTGTTTCAGGATTCCACGCAGACACAATATATACAGGGTTACAATATTCTGTGTAATACAAGTTTACATATAAGTAAAAGTCAATGTCGTACGCACTCGGTTATAAAACTGAACCAGATGTAGTTTCACGTGTGCCAAAAATCAAGTTGCGCACACGCGTGGTGATGGCATAAAGAGCAAATAAAGTAACAACCATATCATTAATTATTAGGAAAATTTTGCTTGAGGACACTTGTAAAAGGCTATTTTGCTGTAGGGGTCGGTGAAATGTTAAAACAGGGACTCAATACATTCATCATGTTGGGAGCATGGATGGTTTGGAACCACCGAAATCGATGTGTTTTTGATGGAATCAGTCCCAACTTAGCTGCTGCCTTAAGGTCTGCAGGTGAACAGCGGCAGTTTTGGGAGATGGCTGGGGCTCGGGGGTAGTCCTCCTTGACAGCCCAGCTACTAGGTGATTAGTAGGTCCTGTTGGTGTGAGTTCCTTGTGTTGGGTCACCTTTAAGTTACACAGGCGCTAATGTAATCTAAAAACCGTTGTATGGGGTCTTCCCCCTTTttatttcttcttaatataatgatacGCAACTCTCCTATGTGTTTGTGAAAAAAAAGGGTGAATTTAGCAGCCGAATGGATCAGGCAATGGGTGATCATTGAGTCGGACTGTGCGACGGTCTTCAACATGCTCAGTAAGAGGCACGGGATAGGCCTAATTTGTGCTTTATTCTTCAGGATACTTTGCATAGATTTGAGGGCCGGATCTTCGTTTTCTGGCCGTTAGGAGAGAGGAATTGTGTTGCCCATGAGTTTGCGCAATTGGCGAAACGGACGACTCACACTGCTGTGTGGCGTTCGCAGGTTCCCCAATGCGTTAAGCAATTGGTCGCTCAGGATTGTAACTTGAATGAGTGATCAATAAAGCTCTCTCTTaactcgcaaaaaaaaacgAAACTAGATTGATTCATGATGGCTTCTACTCAAGGACTCACGGCTATCCTTTACAGCTTTAAAGGCACCTGCCTACAAATCTCATGGAATACACATCAGAAACATCTAGGACTCACTTTGTCTAATAATTTGATTTTCTACAACAAATCTAAACGACTTGGACATGCATATTTAATTGTACAAGGTAATTCATGAGTACTGTTTCCATAATATACACTATATTTTTTTCAGATAAGCCTCCAATTGAAGAACTACACCAATTTCTTGAGTTTCAGCTACCAAGGGTTTGGGCGCCGCAGCACAGTGATACTCTCCTACTCCCTGATCGAAGGAGTAGTGCATCTTTGACCATAAATTTCATTGGTCCGAAGCTCTGTGTCTGCATTGAAATGGTAAGCAAATTTTGTGATCTTTTTGCATCATAACTTTCCACATCACTCATCAAGTCATCAACCTATACGAATAGGTTGTTTATGTAGTCATGTAGTTGTAGATGTTTGTGTGGTATGTGTATAATTTTGGCTTCATCTTACAACAGTAGTTGAACTAGAGGAAGAACAAAGAGTTCACTGTGGTGCTTACTATATTATTTGTATATCTTTTTCGGTGATTATTTTATAGTGTATTGCGTATGATATAATATGTTACTCCAAAGTAATAACGATGCAAATTTTCCATTTTAATGAGCTGCACTAAGCGTCATTGTCAGATTAATTAAGAATGTTTGTAATTTGGGAGAAGTTTTGTCATGTGTTTCTTTACACAGTTTTTATATATGGTACAGGTTGATGTGGGTGAAAGACCTGTCACTGGACTACGGTTATATCTCGAGGGAAGGAAATGCAACAAGTTGGCTATACATCTTCAACATCTAAGTTCCCTTCCACAAACCATCCAACTCGTGGATGATCCTTACAACCACAGAACTCCTAAACCACATGACCCCATGTACTTCGAATCATTTGGGTCATGGAAGGGTTtctcttatgtctgcacagcaCCAGTGGAGTCAGATGACGACACCTCAATTGTTACTGGGGCACAGTTACTTGTGAGCAGCCATGGATTCAGGAAAGTACTTTCCCTTCACCTCCATTTCTCAAAAGTCTGCAATGCTGTAATCGTGAAGAACCCTGTGTGGGATGGATCACCAAATCTGGCCTGGAATTCTAGTCTTGTAACCACAAAAGACTCCTCAGGATCCAAGAAACGTGCCGATCATGTGAACATCGACTCAGCTGTGTACCCTGTCGGTCCACCTGTGCCTGTGCAGGCACCAAAACTTCTCAAGTTTGTGGACACAGCAGAGATTTTCCGTGGACCACAAGACATGCCGGGCTACTGGGTGGTCTCTGGTGCAAAACTGCAACAAGAGAGAGGCAAGATATCGCTATGTGTGAAGTATTCACTCTTGACGACCATGGTACCTAAAACCGAGTATCCACCTGTTGAACAAAATTGAAACTTGGACCAAGAATCAAAGAGAGACTGATGTGCATTTACTCATGCGACGCATGACAATGTTTCAGCGTGCTTTCGGACAATGCTGTCAATATGCACTTTCCTGTCTTTAGGTTGTTAATATTTCCCCGTGAATCAGGATGTCTATAGAAAAATCTGAGTCAAATTTATTATGATGAATTTACTATTAAGATGTGAGGAAAATGTAAGTTTTATTGAACAGACCCAAGGGAGAAGTAGGCGAGATTCAGTGCTGCATAGGAGTTCCAACGTCCTTTTAGAGCATCACCAACAATTCCCTAAGGCCCCGTTTGGATGTCTGAATTGAAGGCTGGAATTTGGTATTGGAATTAGCTGCCTTTAATACCTAGTGTTTGGATGTGCTTGGTATTGGAATTGGGAATCTCCTCCAATACCGAGGTCGGCATTAGCCTTCAGCCGCACCCCCTAACTCGATTTGGAGCTCTTACCCTCTGTATTCATCGGCATTGGCTCTCGTCTCATCTCCCTTTCGCATCCCCCCGCTGCCCCGCGCCTTCGACCCCTCCCCTTCCACTCCGGCGGCGTCCCTCCCCTTCCACTCTGGCGGATACCCTCCCCTTTCCACTATGGCGGCGACCCCCTCCCCTTCCACCTCGACAGCGCAAGCAAGAAGCAAGGCGGCGCCCCTTccactccggcggcggcccctcCCCTTCCACTCTGGCGGCGACCCCCTCCTCTTCCACCTCAACGGCGCAAGCAAGAAGCAAGGCGACGCCCCCTTccactccggcggcggcccctcCCCTTCCACTCTGGCGGCGACCCCCTCCTCTTCCACCTCGGTGGCGCAAGCAAGAAGCAAGGCGGCGCCCCTTccactccggcggcggcccctcccctcccacTCTGGCGGCGACCCCCTCCTCTTCCACCTCGACGGCGCAAGCAAGAAGCAAGGCGACGCCCCCTtccactccggcggcggcgccccttcCACTCCGGCAGCGGTGCAGGTCCATCCCTCCCCCCTCTTCCTCGATCTAGATGCGGTCCGTTCTTCCTCGCAGCCGGTAGCCAGCCCCTTCTTCCTCTAGGCGGCGACACTCTCTTGGATGGTGGCGAGGGGTTGCCGTACGTGGGCTTGGATGGCGTAGTGGTCGTTGGCCATGGTGGAAGAAGAACAACTACCAATTCTATGCGCTTGTACATCCAAACAGAAAATTGATTTGAGTTCTTCCCTAAGATTCTAAACGCCAATGCAATGACATCCAAACAATAGAATTGGAATCACATCTCATTTCAATACCACGGCTGATTTGGTATTGAACCCAATTCAATTCCATACCCTACAATTCAGATATCCAAACGGAGCCTAAAGGAAGAAGCCCAATTTTGCTCCCTCAACTATTGTATAGTCCAATTTGACACCTCCAACTGAAAAACCGAGTATCAGCAACCTCGAACTATCAACACACTTTGTTCTTACCCCCTTGCTTGTTTTTTAGCCATTTCGTCTGATATGGCTGGTGGGATCCACATGTTAGGGTGCCACGTCATCACCTTCTTTCCCTCCctttcttccctttcttccctTCCCGGCCGTTGTTGCGGCACTAGCGGCATGGGCAGCGTGCACGTGGACGGGTTCTCCTGCCAGAACGACCGCGTGGCGGTGATGTGGCTCCCCGTCGCAACGCTCTCCGGCCAGGTCTCTGATAGTTGTCTAGgtaatactccctccttccacgtttataaggcatactaGAACATGGCACGGTCTTCCAaataacactttgaccattcatTTCTCAAATGTTATATCATTTAtagttataaacttataatcatggtAAAGCATATTTGATGATGAATCTAACCATATAAAGTtaacattataaaaataaaaaattaatagtcaaattattggtcaaagatagaaaagtttgaatcttgatatgcgtgtacgccttataaacggggaaggagggagtatttattTTTAAGAACTATAGCGTGACAAAAactgtttagttctaaaaaataaattacctaaatgaaccctccatcTAGAAATATAAGGATTTTTTGGTTTTTAAACTACATATTTGACCATTcatcttattaaaaaaattgcaaaatatGGAAATGGATAAATTAtgcttaatatatatatatatatatttataaaatatattgTAACAAAATTGATAATAGTTTCACAAATTTCTTGAATAAGACAAATGACTAAACATGGTCTACCCAAGTCAATAAATACTTATATTTCTAAACAGAGTAAAatattaattaaaaaatataaaaatataaaaaatccgTTTGTAGCCTTGTCCGTCCAAGCAGAAAAATCCACCCACCATCCACGTTCCCTCTCGAAAACAGAACGGAACGAACACCCCCGCACTGACGCACGTCGCGCTCCTTCTTAATCCTCTTTCGGCGGCTCGCATCCATTGTTTACTCGTCCTCACCCACTGCTCTCCCTCTTCTGGAAGCTGCCCCTGCTCCGGTATAAATCTGACAACCCGATCTCTCTCGTCctgcatccatccatccacaggACCACAGTGAGTCAGCGACGCGCCGCGTGCCGTACCCAGCGAAGGCACCAACGCCAAGCTCCGCTTCCTGCCTGATCCACAACCACAAGCAAGGCGCCGCCGGGTTCTCGCCATCCTAATAAGGTGAGGTGTCAGAGCTCAAGAAACCATCACTTTACTTATCCCGCTTCGTTGTAGTGGACCTAGGAGGTGTATCAGCAGTTGATCCTTGTTCTTGCATTATTAATGATGAGCGCAAAGAGCTAGCCAATGTGAGTGTGAGATCCGTGTTGACAAttaaaattggcaccaaccggtctgaccgagcggtctgaccggtcgaggcaccGTGGCCTGTCCagcagggaccgaccggtcggaccggtccaggtagagtccaAGTACAACTAGGATTTTTCATATATTTAGATATATTTAGAtatgtaaacaggatttctttcttgcgggataagtccatcccaccctataaatataaaggttcacggccgattagaatccaatcgatcaaaaaacacatcaatacattacttttatttatgtttattatttctatttttatctccaaaccctagctccttccaacccttttctgctgttcttccttcgtctccgcgacgtctgaaggcgttctaggtggcctgccgatcctagaacaaccctacgtgcgcctgccctgacggtgtccctcccgggcgagcgttcgtcggacttCGACATTCTTCgccggcgaaccggtctgaccggtcatcctgaccggtctgaccgccttgAGCATCGGCGTCGCATCTGTGCCGTCGCTCGTTGTACGATCGTGCGCATTCGTGTGTGTTGGCCCTAATTTTGCGCCAACATAtttggcgactccactggggaagaaagatcttgtttatttaaaccgatctaatctactccacatactaccatggtgaagctgtcaagtagtgatgttgatgccAGCAACATCGTTAGGCCGACTCCTGATCAACTGTCGGCTGAAGATCGTCAAGCTTATGAAGCCTTCATCAAGGAGTGCGAAGAGGAGAACACACGtcgcaaagagaaagaaatcgaaGAGAAGCGTCAGTGGTTCTTGTCTCACTTCTCCAGGAACCGGAAGGGTGAAGTCTTAAAGGATAAGGAGGTGGTTATTTTTTCGGATGAAGAAGAACAAGCCAAAGCAAATAATAATGTAAGTACTTCAGCATCGCCTGATATTTTGGAGCAATTTACTCAATTAATGGTTGATGGTCAAGAAAAGATGCTTGCTACTATTCAAAATATGATTGATAAGTCTTTAGGAAAGCAACCCTTGGCCAATAATAGTAGTGCTCATATGTCTAGTGTTGCTGGTACTTTTCAAAATCACTCTATGCCTCCTGAATCATCGGCGATACCTGCACCACAGTACGGCATGCCGATGAATTTTTATGATGGTCAGAAACCTCCAGAGCAATACGCGAATGGaatggtcagaccggttgcataaaccggtcagaccggtctcggtGGACCggttccaaccggtcagaccggtttcccgaccggtcagactggtcctggCGCTCTGGTGGCGTATCAGTCGTCTCCTGAACCTATTACTAGTATGCCTCCTGTTC is drawn from Panicum virgatum strain AP13 chromosome 1N, P.virgatum_v5, whole genome shotgun sequence and contains these coding sequences:
- the LOC120654908 gene encoding MACPF domain-containing protein At4g24290-like; the protein is MALKATAQAAAEAAIAAIGCGYDVAADIRLKYCKGKLNGAAHLVDFGRDEVQDMVLPGGLKVPGVPKSIKCDMGEPKPMRLCSDFLSFQQMSENFNRELSLIGSIPSGMLNSMFEFSGCWQRDAANTKSLAFDGFFISLYTIALPPSRILLLDHVTKAVPSTWDPLALARFIQKFGTHIVVGVKIGGTDVIYLKEQHSSSLQPAVVQQRMKEMSDRRFLDASGQSDISNKDASGKDKNVVRVRRLRFAESSPSSSYSSKEDIVFLVKRRGGNEWDKEMPHSEWIKTVQAEPDVISMSFLPVTSLLNGVPGVGFVSHAINLYLRYKPPIEELHQFLEFQLPRVWAPQHSDTLLLPDRRSSASLTINFIGPKLCVCIEMVDVGERPVTGLRLYLEGRKCNKLAIHLQHLSSLPQTIQLVDDPYNHRTPKPHDPMYFESFGSWKGFSYVCTAPVESDDDTSIVTGAQLLVSSHGFRKVLSLHLHFSKVCNAVIVKNPVWDGSPNLAWNSSLVTTKDSSGSKKRADHVNIDSAVYPVGPPVPVQAPKLLKFVDTAEIFRGPQDMPGYWVVSGAKLQQERGKISLCVKYSLLTTMVPKTEYPPVEQN